Proteins from a genomic interval of Verrucomicrobiales bacterium:
- a CDS encoding sulfatase-like hydrolase/transferase produces the protein MKSLKRNQPHWFCHLAQHLGGVAVLLSLFLGAAQAADPRPNIVLILADDLGYGDIKSFGGDRCQVATPGFDQLAREGMRFTDAHTVCSWCTPSRLSIMTGRYSWRFQRPKSDGPWAFLNPRLGAQTFTIGHLLQRVGYRTGYFGKWHLGTSMVTTNGQNQGPANVDYQQPLTFGPNQCGFSDSFILPGSLDMFPYAFLKNHRWMGPVNAIKGCSAFGRLGPAAADFEFDQCLDRITTQAEAFIAEAGKSPASAPFFLYLALTGPHTPLSPGQGFAGRSRLGLYGDMVMETDHCVVRVLSRLKAQGLERSTLVLATSDNGPGAYAGRLAKATRSQLHELEKDGHFAAGPWRGNKATVYDGGTRVPFVVRWPGVVKPGHVCQSLVSSMDVARTLAEICELKLEPDQAPDSLSFLPLLRNPAGPAVRGSLITESSHAFAVRSEGWKLCLTPGPGTQTETSDLPLDEEVWRRAVAEFGRKPTRQELTVSPFVQLFDLTRDPSESVNRAAKHPEKAQELFGHMNRLIANGRTTSGPPLVNDTTLDPWVRIPKFLSEP, from the coding sequence ATGAAAAGCCTGAAGCGTAACCAGCCTCACTGGTTTTGTCACTTGGCCCAACACCTGGGTGGAGTTGCTGTGCTCCTCAGCCTGTTTCTGGGCGCGGCGCAGGCAGCCGATCCTCGACCCAATATCGTTTTGATCCTGGCGGATGATCTGGGATATGGGGACATCAAGAGCTTTGGAGGAGATCGGTGCCAGGTTGCCACCCCTGGCTTTGATCAGTTGGCGAGGGAGGGAATGCGTTTTACGGATGCGCACACGGTTTGTTCCTGGTGCACGCCTTCTCGGCTATCCATCATGACCGGTCGGTATTCGTGGCGCTTTCAGCGACCTAAATCCGACGGCCCTTGGGCCTTCCTCAATCCGCGGCTGGGCGCGCAGACTTTTACCATCGGCCACCTTCTGCAACGCGTGGGGTATCGCACCGGCTACTTTGGAAAATGGCATCTGGGAACATCGATGGTCACCACCAACGGTCAGAACCAAGGACCGGCCAATGTGGACTACCAACAGCCGCTTACGTTCGGGCCGAACCAGTGTGGCTTTAGCGACAGCTTCATTCTCCCGGGTTCTCTCGACATGTTTCCCTATGCGTTCCTCAAGAACCATCGATGGATGGGACCGGTCAATGCGATCAAGGGTTGCTCCGCTTTTGGTCGCCTGGGCCCGGCGGCGGCTGATTTCGAATTCGACCAATGTCTCGACCGCATCACCACCCAGGCTGAGGCCTTCATCGCGGAGGCGGGGAAGTCTCCGGCCTCAGCCCCTTTCTTTCTGTATCTCGCACTTACCGGACCTCATACCCCGTTGAGCCCTGGGCAAGGCTTCGCGGGAAGAAGTCGCTTGGGGCTCTATGGGGACATGGTGATGGAGACCGACCACTGCGTGGTGCGTGTCTTGTCCCGGTTGAAAGCCCAAGGGCTGGAAAGAAGCACTCTGGTTTTGGCCACCTCGGATAACGGCCCCGGCGCCTATGCGGGTCGATTGGCCAAGGCCACCCGCAGTCAGCTTCATGAGTTGGAGAAGGATGGACATTTTGCCGCTGGTCCGTGGCGCGGAAATAAGGCCACGGTGTACGATGGCGGCACCCGGGTGCCTTTTGTCGTGAGGTGGCCCGGGGTGGTGAAGCCCGGTCACGTTTGTCAGTCTCTCGTCTCCTCCATGGACGTTGCTCGCACGCTGGCAGAGATTTGCGAGTTAAAGTTGGAGCCCGATCAAGCGCCTGACTCTCTGAGCTTTCTGCCCCTGCTTCGAAATCCTGCAGGGCCGGCAGTGCGAGGGTCGCTGATCACGGAGTCGAGCCATGCCTTCGCGGTTCGATCAGAGGGTTGGAAACTCTGCCTGACACCGGGGCCAGGAACTCAAACGGAAACCTCGGATTTGCCATTGGATGAGGAGGTGTGGCGTCGTGCCGTTGCCGAGTTTGGTCGTAAGCCTACTCGCCAAGAGTTAACCGTTTCGCCATTCGTGCAGCTTTTTGACCTGACCCGGGATCCGAGTGAGTCGGTAAATAGAGCGGCGAAGCATCCCGAGAAGGCTCAGGAGCTGTTTGGGCATATGAACCGGCTCATCGCGAACGGTCGAACCACCTCGGGCCCGCCGCTGGTGAATGACACCACCTTGGACCCCTGGGTGCGAATTCCCAAATTCCTCAGCGAGCCCTGA